One part of the Dasypus novemcinctus isolate mDasNov1 chromosome 27, mDasNov1.1.hap2, whole genome shotgun sequence genome encodes these proteins:
- the LOC131276250 gene encoding endogenous retrovirus group S71 member 1 Env polyprotein-like, producing the protein MTTMRPQANSLEPTSPISPPARTTSAPSRREQRRQRFLARRLSRLSLEDDDPIERQVLQLLRQARSVHTPASCSPTLPYLIHLLILMLSLASSAQSSSSHQPFNWTLQTFPEKRILAYNVTSVAPSFLTHVCPLAGISFRPECQVSNIRKAKVGHHSSSSCRGGDTAFLLSRNNRLLGPQFNPVSGFYICPASARGCHDPSHFYCPSWGCVTMAHGWSSAPNRDPYLSLQVANNSRWDFIWLTVKNPNDDTWLAARPYGLRLYRSNYDRGALFEIQKRVVSAPPSAIGPNHLLNPPPSPTVHLLPSSSTPLKISSTLAAVVPSTSPTSPPRSRYSTTSSHPL; encoded by the coding sequence atgaccaccatgcgCCCCCAAGCAAATTCACTCGAGCCTACCTCTCCAATATCACCGCCCGCGagaaccacatcagctccttctcgccgcgaacaacgtcgacaacgcttccttgcccgccgcctaagccgtctttccctggaagatgatgaccccatcgagcgccaagttctccagctcctccgacaagcccgctctgttcacacccccgcctcctgttcccctacccttccctacctcatccatctcctcattctcatgttgtctctagcctcctctgcccaaagctcctcatcccatcagccattcaactggaccttacagacattcccggaaaagcgcattctcgcttataatgttactagtgtcgctccctcctttctcacgcacgtctgccctcttgctggaatttccttccgtcccgaatgccaagtaagcaacatcagaaaagcgaaggtaggccaccactcctcctcatcctgtcgaggcggggaTACAGCAttcctgctttctcgaaacaaccgtctccttggccctcaattcaaccctgtgtctggtttttacatctgtcctgctagtgctcgaggttgtcatgacccatcacacttctactgcccctcttggggatgtgtgaccatggcccatggatggtccagcgcccccaacagagacccgtatctctctctccaagtagccaacaattcccgttgggacttcatttggctgaccgtaaaaaacccaaacgacgatacatggctggccgctcgcccctatggactccggttgtataggagcaactatgatcgtggcgccttgtttgaaatccaaaagcgtgttgtctccgccccaccctctgctattggtcccaatcacctccttaaccctcctccctcacccactgttcaccttcttccgtcctcatctacccccctcaaaatctcttccaccttggccgccgtcgtcccttctacaagccccacttcccccccccgcTCCAGGTattcaaccacatcctctcatcccctctag